From a single Candidatus Poribacteria bacterium genomic region:
- a CDS encoding PmoA family protein, producing the protein MLYEFNEKELSITEDGAPILTCYHGGGVARPPYLHPFYAPNGQVVTGDTNIGHQHPPGICFTRGTVNDGQLGHDEITRDTAADSARFSIVTTWKDSAEPYLIETCTTEVHPRQTEVQVLDMEFSLHAPSHSLEFTGDIGLGCLTAEMEYRKAANADGRIGESEVNNNISAWGTLCGLTAAEQEAVGVAIFPHPSNGDTTFLAADASFGHLFAQTAPFTINTRTTHTLKYRVLAYIGDLFIVDLWGYHQDYMNMS; encoded by the coding sequence ATGTTATACGAATTTAACGAAAAAGAATTATCCATTACAGAAGACGGTGCGCCGATACTTACTTGCTACCATGGTGGCGGGGTGGCACGTCCGCCATATCTGCATCCGTTCTATGCGCCCAACGGGCAAGTGGTAACGGGCGACACGAATATCGGGCATCAGCATCCGCCGGGAATCTGTTTCACTCGCGGAACCGTCAATGACGGGCAGCTGGGTCACGATGAAATTACGCGCGACACGGCGGCAGATTCAGCGCGATTTTCTATTGTCACGACCTGGAAAGATTCGGCAGAACCGTACCTGATAGAAACTTGCACGACAGAAGTTCATCCACGTCAGACCGAAGTGCAAGTCTTGGATATGGAGTTCTCATTACACGCACCGAGTCACTCGCTTGAATTTACGGGAGATATAGGCCTCGGTTGTCTCACTGCTGAGATGGAGTACCGGAAAGCCGCTAATGCAGACGGACGGATCGGCGAGTCAGAGGTAAATAACAATATATCGGCGTGGGGTACGCTCTGCGGACTTACGGCTGCTGAGCAGGAAGCCGTCGGGGTCGCTATCTTTCCGCATCCGTCAAACGGCGACACAACATTTCTCGCGGCGGATGCTTCTTTCGGGCACCTCTTCGCACAGACGGCACCTTTTACAATAAACACACGGACAACGCACACGTTAAAATATCGTGTGCTTGCATACATTGGCGATCTCTTCATTGTAGATTTATGGGGATACCACCAAGATTATATGAACATGTCATGA
- a CDS encoding type II toxin-antitoxin system VapC family toxin: MIYLTDTNVLLGFSFPADPRSPIVRAAIRELLANEHQLRTTSQNFAEFWNVSTRPTDRNGFGQTTVEADDLLQDLEKLFPLLPDSFTVYPVWRQLVVKYDVSGVQVHDARLAASMIAHNVKHILTFNVTDFQRYTDEGIEVVNPAGV, translated from the coding sequence ATGATTTATCTGACTGACACCAATGTTTTGTTGGGATTTTCATTCCCCGCTGATCCACGTTCCCCAATTGTTCGGGCTGCTATCCGTGAATTGTTGGCAAATGAACACCAACTACGAACTACGTCACAAAATTTTGCGGAATTCTGGAACGTATCTACTCGACCCACTGATCGAAACGGTTTTGGACAAACAACAGTTGAAGCAGATGACTTATTGCAAGATTTGGAAAAGCTTTTCCCTTTGTTACCCGATTCGTTCACAGTCTATCCAGTGTGGAGACAACTCGTCGTAAAGTATGATGTGTCCGGTGTTCAGGTTCACGATGCACGGTTGGCTGCGTCAATGATTGCTCATAATGTAAAGCATATCCTAACTTTCAATGTAACAGACTTTCAACGCTATACTGATGAAGGAATTGAGGTTGTTAATCCTGCAGGGGTTTAG
- a CDS encoding PorV/PorQ family protein, whose product MNRFFTYTCITVLIFACGPVIADNTDIHENAGTRAMTFLKIGVGAKAIGMGESQVAATDDLYASYWNPAGLAKLQEPQLALMHNEWFAGINHEFVGVALPLGNIGTLGASASFLSFGELQGRDREGNETTVFRPYDLAMIFSYARNISSSIAFGANAKFLREEIADETGTGIAFDLGGLYTFSDIPLSLGFNAQHLGPRVTFIEEAFGLPVTFRLGAAYRLWGEALVLTTDVIRPADNDISLAVGAGYTIGNILQLRSGYNYRIGGNDLGAISGLRGGFGLKVLRFQVDYALVPFGVLGLTHRFSLVANF is encoded by the coding sequence ATGAACAGATTTTTTACATACACCTGCATTACAGTTCTCATTTTCGCATGTGGACCCGTCATAGCAGATAACACCGACATCCACGAAAACGCTGGCACCCGCGCCATGACGTTCCTTAAAATCGGGGTCGGCGCGAAAGCAATCGGGATGGGCGAATCCCAAGTCGCTGCGACCGATGATCTGTACGCCTCTTATTGGAATCCAGCGGGTCTGGCGAAACTTCAAGAACCACAACTTGCACTCATGCACAACGAATGGTTTGCTGGCATCAATCATGAGTTTGTCGGGGTTGCGCTGCCATTGGGGAATATCGGCACCCTCGGTGCCAGTGCAAGTTTCTTGTCTTTTGGCGAATTACAGGGGCGCGATAGGGAGGGAAACGAGACGACAGTTTTCCGTCCTTACGATCTCGCGATGATCTTTTCGTATGCGCGTAATATCAGCAGTTCCATCGCCTTCGGTGCGAACGCGAAATTCTTACGCGAGGAGATTGCTGACGAAACGGGGACCGGTATCGCCTTTGATCTCGGTGGGTTATACACTTTTTCTGATATACCGCTTTCGTTGGGGTTCAACGCGCAGCACCTCGGACCGCGTGTGACGTTTATTGAAGAGGCGTTCGGTTTACCTGTTACCTTCAGGCTGGGTGCAGCATACAGACTCTGGGGTGAGGCACTTGTCCTAACGACAGACGTTATCCGTCCCGCCGACAACGATATTTCTCTTGCGGTCGGGGCAGGCTACACGATCGGCAATATCTTGCAACTCCGCTCTGGCTATAATTACAGGATCGGCGGCAACGATTTAGGTGCGATTTCTGGACTCAGAGGCGGTTTCGGATTGAAGGTTCTGCGATTTCAAGTCGATTACGCACTCGTCCCCTTCGGTGTTCTCGGATTGACACACCGGTTCTCTTTGGTCGCTAATTTCTAA
- a CDS encoding AAA-like domain-containing protein, whose amino-acid sequence MRRFGTQGRVYPNKHYVVSRTDEIADFIDRVKDGRYIVLFAPRQTGKTTFFRLALEALTTQDTAYFPIQLDFQIVRNTAPATFYQRLYYMIQREIKTVFQQRGKIPPTSLIQFLEETQLTDEFSLMIFFQELLGFLEHKRVVVVIDEFDGIPQTVVSDFLYTLRHVYLSDEPRCPHSVGIIGVKSITQLNYDRSVSPFNIQDEFRLPNFTLEQIQGLLGQYTDEIGQAFVPEVVESIYKQTAGQPVLVNRFAQILTEEMDIPKAESITMTHFTTAHTQLLRERNTNIDQLTTNIRRDPRFESVLMQIMARDEGVDFNLDDDIISELATYGVIKEGVDGMCDILNPIYLYRIMRAFKPVVNGLEQEYFSENTSDELRDYLTSTGQIEMKALLDNFQDFIGRAGFRILQVPETPQESVGRHLLLAYLDAFVKRIGGLMHIEVPTGRGRMDILITHNGRKYVVETKIWRGNNRYQVGKTQLAAYLKSEGATVGYYVVFDHRQTPEPRVETEVIDSVSIRSYVIPVMQDVPSNGQTER is encoded by the coding sequence ATGAGACGTTTTGGCACCCAAGGTCGCGTATACCCCAATAAACATTATGTCGTCTCTCGGACCGATGAGATTGCCGATTTTATCGACCGCGTCAAAGATGGACGTTACATTGTCCTCTTCGCGCCGCGGCAAACCGGCAAAACTACCTTTTTTCGATTGGCACTGGAGGCACTCACGACGCAAGATACAGCCTACTTTCCTATACAATTGGATTTTCAAATAGTGCGCAACACCGCCCCTGCCACTTTTTATCAACGACTCTACTATATGATACAGCGGGAAATAAAGACCGTTTTTCAACAACGCGGGAAAATTCCCCCAACATCACTGATACAATTTTTGGAGGAAACGCAGCTAACCGATGAATTCTCACTGATGATTTTTTTTCAGGAATTATTGGGTTTTCTTGAGCATAAGAGAGTTGTTGTTGTTATCGATGAGTTTGATGGTATCCCACAAACCGTTGTAAGCGATTTTCTGTATACACTCCGCCACGTTTACTTATCTGATGAACCTCGGTGTCCACACAGTGTTGGCATCATCGGGGTTAAAAGTATCACGCAACTCAACTACGATAGGTCTGTTTCCCCGTTCAATATTCAAGACGAGTTTCGCCTGCCGAACTTTACCCTTGAACAGATACAAGGACTGCTGGGACAATATACAGACGAAATTGGGCAAGCGTTTGTCCCCGAAGTCGTTGAATCCATTTATAAACAGACTGCAGGACAGCCCGTGCTTGTCAACCGGTTCGCGCAGATCCTTACCGAAGAGATGGATATCCCGAAGGCTGAATCGATTACGATGACGCACTTCACAACGGCACATACACAGCTGCTGCGGGAACGGAATACCAACATTGATCAGTTGACAACAAATATCCGCAGAGATCCACGTTTTGAGAGCGTTCTGATGCAAATTATGGCACGCGATGAAGGTGTAGATTTCAACTTGGATGATGACATTATCAGTGAACTCGCTACCTATGGTGTCATCAAAGAGGGGGTTGACGGTATGTGTGATATCCTCAATCCGATTTATCTCTATCGGATTATGAGGGCATTCAAGCCAGTCGTAAATGGATTGGAGCAGGAATACTTTTCAGAAAACACCAGTGATGAGTTGCGGGATTATCTCACATCTACAGGACAGATTGAAATGAAAGCGTTACTTGATAACTTCCAAGACTTCATTGGACGCGCAGGATTCAGAATCCTGCAAGTGCCAGAGACCCCCCAGGAGTCGGTAGGACGGCACCTTTTGCTCGCCTACCTTGATGCGTTCGTTAAACGGATCGGCGGTCTTATGCACATCGAGGTGCCAACGGGACGCGGCAGAATGGACATCCTTATCACCCACAATGGGAGAAAGTATGTCGTTGAAACAAAAATTTGGAGAGGGAACAACCGTTATCAAGTAGGTAAAACGCAGCTTGCGGCGTATCTTAAGTCGGAAGGAGCAACAGTGGGATACTATGTCGTGTTTGATCACCGGCAGACCCCTGAACCGCGAGTTGAAACGGAAGTCATTGATAGTGTATCAATTCGGAGTTATGTTATTCCTGTGATGCAGGATGTCCCCTCAAACGGCCAAACTGAAAGATAA
- a CDS encoding gamma-glutamyl-gamma-aminobutyrate hydrolase family protein: MPPIIGITFSSESIRGTSKNYIHAIEEFGGIPRKLYPDVPDSEYADIDGLLLTGGPDIDPAYYGEERHETTDINAARDELELPLYKWAIEKDLPVFGICRGIQIMNVAIGGSLYQDIPSQFTCRLTHKILVNSDDSWHSINKIQPGSLLNQITGESITEVNSRHHQALKVIGKGFTVTAQSKDGIIEAIEDRSKRFVLGVQYHPERMTQTAEFREHRRKLFEAFIKAASR, translated from the coding sequence ATGCCACCTATTATCGGAATTACATTTTCATCCGAGAGTATAAGGGGTACTTCTAAGAACTATATCCACGCCATTGAAGAGTTCGGCGGCATACCCCGCAAACTGTATCCCGATGTGCCAGATTCTGAATACGCTGATATTGACGGACTTTTACTAACAGGGGGTCCCGATATTGACCCGGCCTATTATGGTGAAGAGAGGCATGAAACTACAGACATTAACGCAGCTCGCGACGAGCTGGAGTTACCACTATACAAGTGGGCTATAGAGAAAGATCTCCCCGTTTTCGGAATCTGCCGCGGTATCCAGATTATGAATGTTGCAATAGGAGGCAGCCTGTACCAAGATATTCCTTCACAGTTTACATGCCGTTTGACCCATAAGATACTGGTAAATTCGGACGACTCTTGGCATAGTATTAATAAGATTCAACCAGGCAGTCTACTAAACCAAATTACAGGTGAGAGCATCACCGAAGTTAATTCAAGACATCATCAAGCCTTAAAAGTAATTGGCAAAGGGTTTACCGTAACTGCACAATCAAAAGATGGCATCATTGAAGCAATAGAAGATAGATCAAAACGGTTTGTGCTTGGCGTGCAATACCATCCAGAGCGGATGACCCAGACCGCTGAATTCCGTGAACACAGACGTAAACTATTTGAGGCGTTTATTAAGGCTGCCTCTCGATAA